The Pelotomaculum isophthalicicum JI DNA window CGCGTGTTTTCCCTACCCCGGCCCTGCCGATAATAAAACGCAAAGTCATGATTTTTCCCTCACTTATCCTCTGGCTCACTCGCTTTTTGAATAAGGCCGAAAATAACCGCTTTTGTATACTCAAGGTCACTTATGGATAATTCCCTTAGCAAAAACAAAATCCTCCAAATGGAGGATCAAATCCCACAAAAATGATACATTTATTTTACCCTAATTGGTTAAACTGCCACAACCAAATTTTATCCGTCTATTGTTTTGCCGCTTTACTTTCCACACGCTTTATAAAACCAGACAACTCTATAATGAAACGCTCATGTACACCGGTACCCACCAGGTCTACTTCATCCCGCACCTCAATATTAAACAAAAGCCGCTTACCGTTCACTTCCACCAGCCGGGAGGTGGCGGTCACATTCATGCCTATCGGGGTCGCGGCCAGGTGTTTGACATCAATTTTCGTTCCCACGGTGGTATACCCCGCGTCCAACAGCGGGTCAACCGAGGAAAGGGCGGCCTTTTCCATCAGTCCAATCAAAGCCGGAGTTGCAAACACGTTAACCGCACCGCTCCCGTAGGCCATAGCCGTGTTATCATTGTTTACTACTATTGATGCTTTCCCTTCGATGCCAACCTGTAATCCACTCATACAAATACCTCCCCGGCTCATTTTAAAATAATTAACAATTTTTAACGAATCAGAAGAATTACACATATTATATCATAATTTCATCATAGAATAACCTTGTGATATTATTTCTACTTGTTATATTTCATTTTCATTTTTGTTAAAATTTTCTACAATTTTCATATTGACACATTCTAAATATTCTGATAATATGATAATAAAAAATAATCTAAAATTTTCCGGGGAAGGGGGAACATTTATGAAAGCCTTACTTGATAAATCCAAAGAACAAAGTACGGCGGAACAAGAACAAATCGATGTTTACCTTGTACCCATTCTATTATACTAAGACACCCGCGCGACGGCGGGTGTTCTTTCATATCGACAGATTTCTAAGCGTTACTTGTGTTCTGCCCTTCAACAGGCAGTTCAAAGGTAAAAGTACTGCCCTCGCCCACCTTGCTTTTAACCTGCACGCTGCCATGATGAACGTCGATAATGTGCTTTACGATAGACAAGCCGAGCCCGGTGCCTCCCTGCTCCCTCGAACGTGCTTTGTCCACGCGGTAAAAGCGCTCAAACACCCTGGGTATACTGTCCTCCGGAATACCGATGCCGTTATCCTGAACTTCAACTTTTACTTTGTTTCCATTTGACTGGGCGCTGACTTTAATCTTCCCGCCGTTTTGCGTATAACTCACCGCATTGTCGATTAAATTAATTAAAACCTGCCCGAGCATGTCGGGATCCCCGTGCACCGCCGGCAGTTTTTCAGGAAGGACAACTTCTATGTCCAAGTCCTTTTCCGCCGCGCGGGGTTTAAAGATTGCCACGGTACGCTCCATTAATTCGTGCATGGACACCGGTTGCCAGTCAGGCGCCACCTTATGGTCTTCAATTTTGGACAGGTTCAGCAATTCATCAATTAACCTGGTCAGCCGCTCCGACTCAACGTAGATGATTTCCAAAAAATGCTTGGTTGTCTGCGGGTCTTCCAGGGCGCCGTCCAGCAGTGTTTCCGTAAAACCCTTTATCGAAGTTAAAGGAGTCCGCAGCTCATGAGAGACGTTGGCCACAAACTCACTGCGCATTTCCTCTAATTTTTTCCTGCCGGTGAAATCCCTCAGCAGCGCCACCATCCCGCCTCCGTCAACACCAGTATCCCTGAGCGGGGTCACTTGCACACGGAATAAACGAGGTTCAGGCGTCAAAAGCTGAATTTGTTTTTGTACCGGCCGCCCGGTTTCAAGAAATTGGTTCAGCAGCTTTTCAAAATCGCTGTTTCTGATCACTCTGCGAATGTTTTTACCTTTGCTGGCTTCCAGGGTAGTGCCGAAAAACTTTTCCACAATGGGGTTGACGAGTATTACGCGGCCCCAGTTGTCCATCGCGATGACCCCGTCACACATACTGGCCAGAATGGCCTGCACTTTATTTTTCTCTGAAATAACATCATCTATATTTTTTTTCAGCTCCCTGGCCAGGTAATTGATGGAGCGCGCCAAGTCACCGGTCTCATCCTGGGCAAAGATGCGTATCTCCTGCTCCAGATTTCCCCTGGCCATATCCTGGGCGATATAAGACATTTCCTCAATAGGGTTGATCAGACGCCTGTAGGTTATCCAGGCAAGTATTGCCGCGCTAACCAATACTAAAGCACCCATTTCCCAAAGAACGGGTTTATATAAAACATACAGCTGTGCCAAAGCTAAAAAAACCAGAAAGAGAAAAAAATAGCTGATTAATGGTCTCCATCCTATTCTAAGGAATGGTTTCGCAACGGTTAACACTTACCACCCTGGTTTCTGAAATCTAAACAAATCATTTGTTTAGATTCCTCTCCCGTCCGACTAAACGGGAGGCAGTTTCACAGGATTCAACTGCCCAGCTATGGACTCCCGTCCATATTCCGGGTGGCAGAAATGCCGCCTGGCTTTACAGTTCTGCCCGGAAGGGGGTGTAACCCACCGCCTGGTTGATTTAACCTCCGCGCCCGACTTTCACCGCGAGGCTAAAGCGACGCATCATCGGATTTAACTGCTTAGAAACCTTTTCCTCTCTAAATTTTACTTAACACTCATATGACACTCACCTCCTGTTTCTACTATAAAATAGAACGGATGTTCGTGTCAACGAATTATTATACTTTACATAATTTTATTTAACTATATCCTCTTTACATGTAACTTCCTAATCCGGCAGTTGCTCAATGTTTCGCTAAATGTGGTTTGGGCGCGCTTCATTGAGCCTGGTTTTAATTCTAGCCGACAATTCCCGTGGGCTAAATGGCTTGGTAACATAGTCGTCGGCACCCATTTCCAGCCCCAGCATCCGGTCCAGTTCCTCAGCCCTGGCGCTCAGCATAATGATCGGGATACTTTTTGTCGCGGTATCGCGACGAAGTTCCTGGCATACTTCCAGGCCGTCCATTTCCGGCAGCATAACGTCGAGCAAGATCAAATCAGGTGCCTCATTCCGTGCGATTTCAAGACCCTTAACACCGTCCAAAGCAGTTAATACCTGATAACCATCCCGCTCAAGGTTAAAGCGGACCAGTTCAAGAATATTCTTTTCATCTTCCACCACTAATATCCGGGGCATCTTATCACCCTTTCACTTGCTTCAACATGATAAACGACGCCATCCTGCCGGTTATCCCCCCTTCAGCCCGGTAAGAAAAAAACAAATCACTCCGGCAAGAAGTACAAACGCTGGCTACGGCTATATTATTTTCCGGCAAGCCGGCTTCCAGGAGGGTGTGGTAATTAGCCTTCCATAGATTCAACCGCCATTTCCCGGGATGTAAAAATTCGGCTAGTTCTTCCCCGTTGGAAAAGCTTTTTTTAAATAACCCAACAACTTGCCCGCTCACTTCATAGCAGCAAGGTCCGATGGAAGGCCCCACACCGGCCAGACAGTCTGCCGGCTTGGTTCCGAATACTTTAACCATTTTTTTAACGGTTTTCAAGCCTATTTTGGCAACCGTTCCCTTCCATCCGGCATGGGCCAGCGCCACCACTTTCTTTACCGGATCAAGAAGGAAAATCGGCACGCAGTCCGCGTAATAACTGGAAAGGGGCACCCCCCGTTCAGCAGTGACCAAGGCGTCGACGTCCGTCAGCGCATCCTCAAATAATCTGGCGCCTCTCCCCTTATCGCTCAAAGATACCACTTCAACCCTGTCGCCGTGCACTTGCTTGCCGGCCACAACATCGTCCGGGTTTATGCCCAGAGCGCCGCAAGCCAGCGCTCTATTGGCACGCACGCTTTCAACAGCGTCACCGACGTGAAAAGCGGTGTTCAACGACCAATATGGTCCCTCACTGACACCGCCGCCGCGAGTGGTAAATCCATGTTCAACCTGGCCGGTGGCTTCGAACGAGGGGATCCGGTAAAACTGTAAATGATTTCTTACTTCAGAAATAAAACCGTTCATCCTATTTTTTTCAATCCCTCGTCGAGGTAAGTTTCCAAATCAGCCATACGGCGGATAATATCCTCCCGTTGAGATTGCTCCAAATCAGAATCCAGAAGATTACGTAATTTAGATGATAGTGAGGCATAAACCGTTCTAAGCGGATCCGCCGCGCTAATTGCCATAAGATTAACGGCCTGCTGCCAGGCGGGAACCATGGTGTTATAACCCAATTCGGAGCTAATCAAACCAGCTAAAGCGCTGGATGAATCGGGTTCACCATGTACTACAAAAATCTCTTTCGGAGGTATTTGAAAGCCCCTGACCCATTCCATAAGCCCCGCCTGGTCGGCGTGCGCGGAGTAACCATCGATTGACCTTATATCAGCCCGGACAGCAATTTCATCTCCAAAAATCCGCACCGTTTTTTCCCCGTCTAAAATAAGCCGCCCAAGAGTACCGGCCGGCTGATAGCCGACAAAAAGCACAGTTGATTCGGGGCGCCAAAGGTTGTATTTCAAGTGGTGCCTGATCCGGCCGGCCTCACACATACCGCTCGCGGAGATAATTATGGCCCCGCTGACATTGTTCAAAGATTTGGAATCCTCGGCGGTTTTGGTAAATTTTATTCCCGGCAGACTGATTGGATCCCCGCCTTTTTTTATCAAATCAAGCGTTTCCTGGTCGAAATACGCCTGGCTATGCTGAAAAATTGCTGTTGTGGCGGTGCTTAAAGGGCTGTCGATATATATCGCCATCGGAGGCATCCTTTTTGCTTCCGTAAGAAGGCTAAGGTGGTAAAGCAGATCCTGAGTGCGTTCGACCGCGAAAGCGGGGATGATCAGATTACCCCCCTTTTTATAGGTTTCCCAAATTACTTCATGTAATAATTCTATTTCATCTTTGTTTTGCTCGTGCATGCGATTGCCATAAGTGGACTCCATGACCACATAATCAGCTTGATTGATAATAGATGGATCTTTTATCAATGGCTGATCCTTCCTGCCGATATCACCGGTAAAGACCAGCTTAATCTCATTGTTCCCTTCTTTAACCCATAACTCGATCATCGCCGATCCAAGGATATGACCGGCGTCAACAAACCGCACCCTGATTTCAGGTGTCAGTTGGACCATTTCGTCGTATGAAACCGGGTTAAAAGAAGAAAGACTGTTATAAGCGTCCTTTACATTGTAAACAGGTTCAATTAAAGCCTTGTTGGCGCGACGGTTTTTACGGTTTTTACGCTCTACTTCCATCTCCTGGATGTGCCCGCTGTCGGGCAATAAAACCCCGCA harbors:
- a CDS encoding MBL fold metallo-hydrolase RNA specificity domain-containing protein, translated to MQLQFLGAAGTVTGSCYLLDTANTRIMVDCGMFQGPKEIRERNYGKFLVPPGSVDYILLTHAHIDHSGLIPKFIKYGFRGKVIATAPTVELCGVLLPDSGHIQEMEVERKNRKNRRANKALIEPVYNVKDAYNSLSSFNPVSYDEMVQLTPEIRVRFVDAGHILGSAMIELWVKEGNNEIKLVFTGDIGRKDQPLIKDPSIINQADYVVMESTYGNRMHEQNKDEIELLHEVIWETYKKGGNLIIPAFAVERTQDLLYHLSLLTEAKRMPPMAIYIDSPLSTATTAIFQHSQAYFDQETLDLIKKGGDPISLPGIKFTKTAEDSKSLNNVSGAIIISASGMCEAGRIRHHLKYNLWRPESTVLFVGYQPAGTLGRLILDGEKTVRIFGDEIAVRADIRSIDGYSAHADQAGLMEWVRGFQIPPKEIFVVHGEPDSSSALAGLISSELGYNTMVPAWQQAVNLMAISAADPLRTVYASLSSKLRNLLDSDLEQSQREDIIRRMADLETYLDEGLKKIG
- the pgeF gene encoding peptidoglycan editing factor PgeF, yielding MNGFISEVRNHLQFYRIPSFEATGQVEHGFTTRGGGVSEGPYWSLNTAFHVGDAVESVRANRALACGALGINPDDVVAGKQVHGDRVEVVSLSDKGRGARLFEDALTDVDALVTAERGVPLSSYYADCVPIFLLDPVKKVVALAHAGWKGTVAKIGLKTVKKMVKVFGTKPADCLAGVGPSIGPCCYEVSGQVVGLFKKSFSNGEELAEFLHPGKWRLNLWKANYHTLLEAGLPENNIAVASVCTSCRSDLFFSYRAEGGITGRMASFIMLKQVKG
- the pnpS gene encoding two-component system histidine kinase PnpS, translating into MVSAAILAWITYRRLINPIEEMSYIAQDMARGNLEQEIRIFAQDETGDLARSINYLARELKKNIDDVISEKNKVQAILASMCDGVIAMDNWGRVILVNPIVEKFFGTTLEASKGKNIRRVIRNSDFEKLLNQFLETGRPVQKQIQLLTPEPRLFRVQVTPLRDTGVDGGGMVALLRDFTGRKKLEEMRSEFVANVSHELRTPLTSIKGFTETLLDGALEDPQTTKHFLEIIYVESERLTRLIDELLNLSKIEDHKVAPDWQPVSMHELMERTVAIFKPRAAEKDLDIEVVLPEKLPAVHGDPDMLGQVLINLIDNAVSYTQNGGKIKVSAQSNGNKVKVEVQDNGIGIPEDSIPRVFERFYRVDKARSREQGGTGLGLSIVKHIIDVHHGSVQVKSKVGEGSTFTFELPVEGQNTSNA
- a CDS encoding thioesterase family protein, yielding MSGLQVGIEGKASIVVNNDNTAMAYGSGAVNVFATPALIGLMEKAALSSVDPLLDAGYTTVGTKIDVKHLAATPIGMNVTATSRLVEVNGKRLLFNIEVRDEVDLVGTGVHERFIIELSGFIKRVESKAAKQ